A DNA window from Paenibacillus sp. HWE-109 contains the following coding sequences:
- a CDS encoding LamG-like jellyroll fold domain-containing protein, with amino-acid sequence MLQIKRMLRNSISTVLVFALLLAAIGNVSADISAAERKSLKFQPSNYGIMDKPVESIPATVEVWVKLKPNVNTRQIIIGNYKDGSQNSWSLELTVDNRLRYWEQYYDAQGARHDIYDLYVTGVDVATNEWMLLSVVRDVVNKKIIFYKNGTKVFERTGYTAIAPYNTPSSLPMFVGTDHRKSTWLNGEISEIRLWNQMRTPDQISQYVTTALTGSEPGLTHAWRLSDDAGTSPTTAFSDFVSTNPIKITTEGFPLAFNAAGVRFANSDVQYAMKNKLPEIPRSFEAVIKLPSQGNQGGVIASNFMDAGYYDYDLPYVNFEVTAQGEPRLYWKKDLNHQKNDQNIVITGVNLRQDKWVHVAMTFDETTDQVKCYINGVLVATRTNAVFQPDIPAMPLKIGGDYRVGNTQYFKGEIASLRMWSTVRTEQQIGANMVTEPANQAGLLGSWQFKAMVNGVYADKSPQRNDVSTFADWIAPSLAQGDYSMVVLPDTQILAKSYPNKFYNMMNWIKNNKSAYNIKAVMNLGDIVDGWDSGAQWQVAQNAYNILDGVVPYMPLPGNHDFPMQLNREAVQYNQYFPYAKFSPMSHFGGAYKVGDMSNVYYYVTVGNKQYMIFSLAYGPNESILNWVNQQIAAHPEKNVILATHAYMYWNGEHLSNQYLDYASTQLSDAKNGDEIWNEVASKHKNVILVLSGHIGYPDIVKRVDTGVYGNRVNQLLTDAQGLDWRYGGYGMLMLLTFHTNSNKVDVNWYSADKNQLYRAKNQFTIDMDYISP; translated from the coding sequence ATGTTGCAGATTAAACGTATGTTAAGAAACAGCATTTCCACAGTTTTGGTCTTCGCTCTCCTGCTAGCCGCAATAGGGAACGTATCCGCCGATATTAGTGCTGCCGAGCGTAAAAGTCTGAAGTTTCAGCCAAGCAACTATGGCATCATGGACAAGCCCGTAGAGAGCATTCCAGCGACCGTGGAAGTGTGGGTCAAGTTGAAACCAAATGTAAACACGCGTCAGATTATCATCGGCAATTATAAAGACGGCAGCCAAAACAGTTGGTCGTTAGAGCTAACCGTAGACAATCGACTTCGCTATTGGGAACAATATTATGATGCACAAGGTGCAAGACATGATATTTACGATCTATACGTAACAGGTGTTGACGTGGCAACGAATGAGTGGATGCTTCTCTCCGTTGTTCGCGATGTTGTGAACAAGAAGATTATATTCTATAAGAATGGTACAAAAGTGTTCGAGAGAACCGGTTATACCGCTATTGCGCCTTACAATACGCCTTCGTCACTGCCGATGTTTGTAGGTACGGATCACAGAAAGAGCACGTGGCTGAACGGGGAGATTTCTGAAATCCGTTTGTGGAATCAGATGCGCACACCAGATCAGATTAGCCAATATGTAACGACTGCGTTGACAGGCAGTGAGCCTGGATTAACTCATGCTTGGCGGCTAAGCGACGATGCGGGCACGTCGCCAACCACTGCCTTCAGCGATTTCGTAAGTACGAATCCGATCAAGATCACAACGGAGGGCTTTCCGCTCGCCTTCAATGCTGCTGGTGTTCGCTTTGCAAACAGCGACGTACAATATGCCATGAAAAATAAACTGCCGGAAATTCCGCGATCCTTCGAGGCTGTGATCAAGCTGCCTTCACAAGGTAATCAGGGCGGCGTTATTGCCAGCAATTTCATGGATGCAGGCTACTATGACTATGATCTGCCTTATGTCAACTTTGAAGTGACCGCACAGGGAGAGCCTAGACTTTATTGGAAGAAGGATTTGAACCACCAAAAAAATGATCAGAACATCGTTATTACTGGCGTGAATTTGCGCCAGGACAAATGGGTACATGTCGCCATGACGTTTGATGAAACTACGGATCAAGTGAAATGCTATATCAACGGCGTGCTGGTAGCGACTCGAACCAACGCCGTTTTCCAACCGGACATTCCAGCGATGCCGCTTAAGATTGGCGGCGATTATCGTGTAGGAAACACGCAATATTTCAAAGGCGAAATCGCTTCTCTTCGCATGTGGTCAACGGTCCGCACCGAGCAACAAATTGGCGCTAACATGGTGACCGAACCTGCGAATCAAGCAGGTTTGCTGGGCAGTTGGCAGTTTAAAGCGATGGTGAATGGCGTCTATGCAGACAAATCGCCGCAAAGAAACGATGTTTCGACATTCGCAGATTGGATTGCCCCTTCACTGGCGCAAGGCGATTACAGTATGGTTGTACTACCGGATACGCAAATTCTAGCCAAATCGTATCCAAATAAATTTTATAATATGATGAATTGGATTAAGAATAACAAGTCCGCCTACAATATTAAGGCTGTGATGAATTTGGGGGATATCGTGGATGGATGGGACAGCGGTGCACAGTGGCAGGTGGCACAAAATGCTTATAATATCCTGGATGGCGTCGTTCCCTATATGCCTCTGCCGGGGAACCATGACTTTCCAATGCAACTGAACCGCGAAGCCGTTCAATACAACCAATATTTCCCTTACGCTAAATTTTCTCCGATGTCTCATTTTGGCGGCGCATACAAAGTAGGAGATATGAGCAATGTCTACTATTATGTCACGGTGGGCAACAAGCAATATATGATTTTCAGTCTCGCATATGGACCAAATGAAAGTATTTTGAATTGGGTCAACCAGCAAATTGCTGCGCATCCTGAGAAAAATGTTATTCTTGCGACGCATGCCTATATGTACTGGAACGGGGAGCATCTCTCCAACCAGTACTTAGACTACGCTTCTACGCAACTTAGCGATGCCAAAAATGGCGACGAGATCTGGAATGAAGTTGCCAGCAAACATAAGAATGTCATCCTTGTCTTGTCCGGCCATATCGGTTATCCGGATATCGTTAAACGGGTAGACACGGGAGTGTACGGCAACCGGGTGAATCAACTGCTTACGGATGCGCAAGGCTTGGACTGGCGATACGGTGGATACGGTATGTTGATGCTGTTAACCTTCCATACTAATAGCAACAAGGTGGATGTCAACTGGTATTCAGCCGACAAAAACCAATTGTACCGTGCGAAAAATCAATTCACGATTGACATGGACTATATTTCTCCGTGA
- a CDS encoding acyltransferase family protein, producing MNKRYEELDSLRGLAALCVVFFHLYQVIPINKLFKVIFEYSPLRLFISGGESVVLFFVLSGFVLALPYFSNKQLKYSSYIIKRICRIYLPYIFALLFAISCREAFYTGQIKGLSSWINTFWSAPISFQLIKEHVIMLSDFLSNLNPVIWSLVHEMRISIIFPLIMIIISKLDWKKALAFSALVSLLAIVLFIIFKPASTGTEYVASLNYTALFIIGALLAKYRSYISHKFNSLSVKVKTSVFAFGIATYLFVHPSFVIKALIFQNISPFYRTVIDSWFITLGAVILIIFTLNSARLSRMMRNFFVIFLGKISYSLYLIHVVIILTVVQTLYAQGISIGILLSGSLLVSLFIASMMYFFIEKPSIWLGKFLTRSKKMKLDEMNLESAAQKAI from the coding sequence GTGAACAAGCGATATGAAGAGTTGGATTCCCTGCGTGGTTTGGCAGCGCTCTGTGTTGTGTTTTTTCATTTGTATCAAGTAATTCCAATCAACAAACTTTTTAAAGTAATATTCGAATACAGCCCTCTCCGTTTATTTATTTCTGGTGGGGAGTCGGTGGTCCTATTTTTTGTTTTAAGTGGATTTGTTTTGGCACTTCCTTATTTTAGCAATAAGCAGTTGAAGTACTCTTCGTACATTATTAAACGTATTTGTCGAATTTATTTACCTTACATCTTTGCTTTACTATTTGCGATTTCTTGTCGAGAAGCCTTTTATACAGGGCAAATAAAAGGACTGAGCAGTTGGATCAATACCTTCTGGTCAGCCCCTATTAGCTTTCAACTCATCAAAGAACATGTGATCATGTTAAGTGATTTTCTTAGTAATCTAAATCCTGTTATATGGTCGCTTGTTCATGAAATGAGAATATCCATTATTTTCCCATTAATTATGATAATCATATCGAAGTTAGATTGGAAAAAGGCGTTAGCTTTCAGCGCTTTGGTAAGTCTGCTGGCAATCGTATTATTTATTATTTTCAAGCCTGCAAGTACAGGGACAGAATATGTGGCATCACTTAATTACACAGCTTTGTTCATTATAGGTGCGTTGTTAGCGAAATATAGAAGTTATATCTCTCATAAATTCAATTCACTTAGCGTTAAAGTGAAAACTTCAGTTTTCGCATTTGGAATAGCTACTTATTTATTTGTACACCCTTCATTTGTAATAAAAGCACTCATATTTCAGAACATATCCCCCTTCTATAGAACAGTTATAGATTCTTGGTTTATTACTTTAGGGGCTGTCATTTTGATAATTTTCACTTTAAACTCCGCACGATTGTCCCGTATGATGAGAAATTTTTTCGTGATATTTTTAGGTAAAATCTCCTATAGTTTGTATCTAATCCATGTGGTGATAATTCTTACAGTGGTCCAAACATTATATGCTCAGGGTATATCAATCGGTATCCTCCTGAGTGGTTCGCTGCTAGTCTCTCTATTTATTGCTTCTATGATGTACTTTTTCATCGAGAAGCCATCCATATGGCTCGGCAAATTTCTAACAAGAAGTAAGAAGATGAAGCTAGATGAAATGAACTTAGAATCAGCTGCACAGAAAGCCATTTGA